The genomic window TTTTCATTATTTAGATCGGCAGCAGGATCATCCCATAACTGATTTTGTTCTGTTGGCAATGAACTAACATCAGTTTCTACTATCTGCATTTCATCTGTTTGGTAAGTAACAGATTGATCTAATATTCCTTCTTGACTATCAAGTTCTGTTACTCGATGATCTAATTGCTTTTCTTCTTGATTTTCATCAGATTTCTTTTTGCTGCTAGTTACTAATATTCCAGCAACGCTAGCTACGGAAGTAGTCGCACCTACACCGATCAGGGCTTTTTTCAGACTTTCCCCTGCGAACATTCCAGCAAGTACGCTTACGCTACCAAAAGCAAGGGAAATTAGCAGAATTTTATTAACAACTTTGGCTGATTTCATTTTATGTAAATTCAATATAAGTTAACTTATGAAAGAAGTTATGTTTTCAGGCTAGTAGATGATTTCAACTACTTTACGGCGCGTTCTGGGTAAGAATCTTCTTACAAGGCGCGTTTTGAGTAAGAGTACTCTTACTCAAAAGCCGCCGCCAAAAGCCATCTTACTTTGGTAAGCACCGCAACCAAGGGTTAATGAATTCTGAAATACGAGAACTTCCTTAGCCTTATGTTTAAGAGTTCCCAAATACCCGCTCAAAAGTAACAGTTTGCCATTTGACTGTCCAGTATGTAACTACAGATGATCGCACTTGTGATCAAAACTTGACAAATTTTTTATTTACACAGGAAAACATACAGTGACCAGTTGCTAGTCAAAATTGATGGTTTTTAAGTTTATTTTGATGCTAATTTGTTACATTAATATTTCAATTTTTTTGGAAAGTATAAACAAACGCCGATCATTTTTGATCGCGACGTAACAACTATATTTCCAGCAATTATTGAGCGAGACAAATCAGTTTAAGATGGTAAGATTGTAATAAAACTTAATACTTGCATTTAGTTATGGCAGCAAAAGTCGAAATATATACTTGGAGTCGTTGTCCGTTTTGTATCCAAGCAAAAGGACTATTAGACCAAAAAAGAGTTGAGTATACAGAATATTGTATTGATGGTGATGAAGATGCTAGAGACAAAATGAGATCTAGAGCTAATGGCAGATCGACCCTGCCACAAATTTTTATTGACGATCGCCATATTGGCGGATGTGATGATCTTTATGCTCTAGAAAGCAAAGGAGAATTAGAAGCTCTACTGTAGAAAAGCTTACTTTAGTAAAATAGAAGCAGATTAGTATCAGTAATCAGTAATTAATGCACGCATTATCAATTCCTACTTGGGTAGTTCATGTCTCTAGCGTCCTGGAATGGGTTGCTGCGATTTATTATATTTGGCAGTATGGAAAAGTTACAGGCGATCGCTCTTGGTATAACTTATCTTTTGCGATGTTACCAGCTTTAGTTAGTGCTATGTGTGCCTGTACCTGGCACTTTTTTGACAATACCCAATCTTTAGACTGGCTTGTGATTTTTCAAGCAGCAATGACGGTGGTGGGAAATTTTACCGTATGTATTGCAGCCTGGGGAATCTGGCGTAATGGGTCAGAGAGACTCCGCCTTGGAACGACGGAGCTTCCTCTGACTTCGTCAAAGTCAGCACAGCATGAGACACAGGTAGTTGAACATGAATAAAGAAAGCTTGTTTGCTATTTCTTTGTTTCCCTATCTGGGTTTCTTGTGGTTTATGACTCGCTCAGGCAAAACACCTCGTTTAGCTTTAGTTGGTTTTTATGTGCTGTTGATTTTTGTGGCGGTGACAATTCCTGCGGGAATTTATGCTCAAGTACATTATGGAAAAGAATTGGCGAATGTAGATTGGCTACATGGTAGTGCAGAACTATTTTTAACTTTGTCGAATATTCTCGTAGTTTTAGGCTTTCGTCAGGCAATTATTGAGCAGAAAAATAAGTTAAACAAGTGATGTTGGGTAGCAGCTAAGTAGGTGGGTGTAATTAAATTGGAAATGAGGTTAGGGAGTAACAAGTAACAAGTAACAAGTAACAAGTAACGAGTAACGAGTAACGAGTAATATGCGGAGCGGTATACCACGGCATTTGCGAAGCTTATCCTAAAGGACTAGCTTCGCGTCGTCCTTTAGGACGAGTAACAAATAGCTCTAAGGGTAGGGGTTTGATCAATTATTTTGCCTACCTACTTAATTAGTTGGAAACGATTAGCGATCGCGTCTCAATTTAGTCAGACATCCTCTAAAACCATCAGAGTTATATCAGCTTGGAATAAAATCACCAGTAACATTGATTTAGATCGTGCCGTTTTCAAAAGCAAATGTCGAAAATATGATCGAATAACTTATTTGATCATCGACTATGAAAAACTCTAATTTTGCCGTCAAGATATTATCAAGCACTCTGTTTATCTTCCCTACATTAATGATATCTATGATGCCAGTAAATGCAGCGCCCGATTTGTGTAAAGACTCAGCTATTACAGTTAAAGAAAAAGATTCTGTAGATATACCCCAAAATATTTACTCCCTACAATCGAAGCTAGAAATTTACAGCGAAAACCTAAGCCAACTAAATAGTCAGAACAATTTATATTTTAACTCTGGAGATACTAGCACCGTCTCCCAATATAATAAGAATGTTAATGAGAGCGACGAGTTGTCAAAACAATATGAAAATCAAAGAGATTCATATAATACTATGATTAACTATCTTTCTCCTTCTACCAACATTGTTTTGATGAATTGTTTGAATAGCGAATTGATAAGTTTAGAGATAAATACATCTAGTCTAAATAGTGATAATCTGAACAGTAAAACAGACAATTTAATTTAAAATATAATTGGTTTGGAAGCAAATATACACAACTGAAAATAAATCAAAATATCAATTTTTAATAGCTTTACATTCCAGTTTCTATGGTTTTGTAGAGCTATTTATT from Pleurocapsa minor HA4230-MV1 includes these protein-coding regions:
- a CDS encoding DUF2499 domain-containing protein, with translation MHALSIPTWVVHVSSVLEWVAAIYYIWQYGKVTGDRSWYNLSFAMLPALVSAMCACTWHFFDNTQSLDWLVIFQAAMTVVGNFTVCIAAWGIWRNGSERLRLGTTELPLTSSKSAQHETQVVEHE
- a CDS encoding DUF3593 domain-containing protein, whose product is MNKESLFAISLFPYLGFLWFMTRSGKTPRLALVGFYVLLIFVAVTIPAGIYAQVHYGKELANVDWLHGSAELFLTLSNILVVLGFRQAIIEQKNKLNK
- the grxC gene encoding glutaredoxin 3, yielding MAAKVEIYTWSRCPFCIQAKGLLDQKRVEYTEYCIDGDEDARDKMRSRANGRSTLPQIFIDDRHIGGCDDLYALESKGELEALL